The Halomicrobium zhouii region CACGGGGGTCTTCCCGTCCGTCTCACTCCCGGACTGACTCGAAGAAGTCGGTCTCGACCGCATCCCGGGCCGGCGTGGCCCCGCTCGTCGAGGCAGGCCCGAAGCTCCGGGAGCGAGATGCGGAGGTGTTCGGCGACGTTGCGACACGGGACGTGGACGAGCGGGACTGTAAAGCTATACCCGGGGGTTCACGTCTGCCGGCGCGTGGCCGGACCGGCGGACCGATGGGTCGACGGGCCGACTGGTCGATGGGCCGACGACGGCTTCCCAGTGGTTGCCGCAGTGGCACCCTTTTAGACGACGGATCGCCTGGTACTGGACAGATGCTGGACGGAGCGCTCGCTACCGTTCGTCGGATCCCCCGAGAGTCCGCGCTGGTCGTCGGCCTGATCAGCGGGTCGCAGTACGTCAACCACATGTACCTCGTCCTGTTGCCGCCGATACTCACGGTGCTCTCCGGGGAATTCGGGGTCTCGCTCGCGCTGCTGGGCGTCGCGCTGGGCGTCCAGGCGCTGACGAACACCGTGTTCCAGCTGCCGTTCGGTCACCTCGCGGACCACTACGACCGGACGCTGGCCCTGGCGCTGTCCTCGTTCCTCGGCGCGGCGGGCGTCCTCGTGGTCGCAGCGGCCCCGACGTTCGAGTGGTTGGTCGTCGGCCAGGCCATCGTGGGCGTCGGCGTCGCCGGCCACCACCCTGCCCACTACCCGCTGCTGACTGACGCGACGTCGGAGGCGGTCCGCGGGCGCGCCTTCTCGGTGTACAACGTCGGCGGCACGTTCGGGTTCGCCACGCCGCCGGTCGTCATCACCGCGATCATGGGCGTCCCGGGACTCACCTGGCGCCACGCTGTCGGCCTCCTCGGAGTCGTGGGCCTGGGATACGCCGTCATCGTCACCGTGCTGTTCGCCCGCCGGGTCGACCGGTCCATCACGGGGCCGAACGTCGCCGGATCGACTGGCTCCGCGAGCGCGGCCGAACGTGTCCGGTCGGAACTCGGGTCGCTGCTGGCCGACCCAGCGATCCTCGTCCTCGCCGCACTGGCGCTGGTCGCCTCGACGGCCAACTGGGGGCTGAGTTCCTACGCCGTCGTCTTCCTGACCGACACGTACGGGGTCGGGCTCGATCGGGCGAACCTGGCGCTGACGGGGCTGTTCCTCACCGGCGCGGTCGGCGTCCTCGTCGGCGGCTCGCTTACCGACCGCTTCTCGCCGGCGCCGGTCCTGCTGGGGAGCTTCGTCGGCCTCACGGCGCTCGTCGGGATCATCGCGACCGGGTCAGTTCCGGCACTCGCAGCTGTCGGGCTCTTCCTGCTCGTCGGCGCCGTCAGGAGCCTCGAGGGGCCTGCCAGGGACACGCTGACCCAGCGACTCGCCGGGGAGGGCGCGGTCGGCAAGAGCTTCGCGATCATCACCATCGGCATCATGCTCGGCAGCGCCGTCGCCCCGCCGGTGTTCGGCTTCCTCATCGAGCGCTTCGACGTGCAGGTCGCCTTCTTCGCCGTCGCCGCCGTCGCGGCGCTGGCGACGGCCCTGACCGCTGCCATCGTCTTTCGCCTGCAGGACGCGCCGGCGCCCGAACCCGTCGCCAGCGAGCAGCACTGACGTCGTCGGCCGCCCGTTCCATGCTTCCGGCAGTGCCGGACGACTTTCACTCGAAACGGCGCTAGACCGCCTCTATGACGCATTTCGGCGCTCACTCCCGGATTTCCCGCGAAATCCGAATTTCCTTCCGGTTATAACGGAAAACTCAGTTTCCCGTAAACTCCTTACAGGACGTTTCTTCGCCGAATCAGTGGCATCTGGGCCCGAATCCGACGAGATCGCCCGGCCGTACCGTCCGGTAGTGGCGGACGATCTCCGAAATTCGTGTGGCAGAGTAACACGGGCCGGGTCCACGCCCCTCCCCGCCCATCCGTCGTTGCGCGTGGTTTGTGGGCTGACTACCGCGCGTCGCGGTCCTCGGCGTCGTTGAGCGTCCGCCAGTACTCGATCACCGCCGCGGCGTGGCCCTCGTCCTCCTCGACCCGGCGGACCGTCGCCTTGTACGCCTCGTGGACGACGGCCGCGAGCGGGAGCGCGGTGCCGTTCTCGCGGGCGACCTGGCGAGCGTAGCCGACGTCCTTGTGCCAGATTTCGAGTCCGCCGAGCCCCTGGATCGCCTGTTCGTACTCACCGGTGAAGTACCGGTCCCAGACGCCGAGTTCCAGGAACTCGTTGAGCGGCGCCGGGTCGACGCCGTTGTCGCGGCAGAACTCGACGACCTCGGCGTCGACGGCCTGCTGGCCCGCGTATCGCAGCTGGAGTGCGAGCTTGAACACCGTGGCGTCGCCGACGTCGCCGATGCGGACGTGGTCGTCGCAGATCACGTCGAGGATCTCCCTCGCGGCGCCGTAGGCGGTTTCGGACCCGCCAACCATCACGTGATAGCCCGGGCGCGGCGAGCCCCCGGTGATGGGCGCCTCGACGAACTGGGCGCCGCGTTCGCGACACAGTCGTTCGCACGCGACGGACGTCTCCGGGAGCGTCGTCGTGGCGTCGACGAGGACCTGGCCCGCTTCGAGTCCTGCCAGCAGCCCGTCCTCACCGTCCATCGTCGCCTCCACCTCGGGCGACCCGGGCAGTGCCACGACGACGGCGTCCGTCGATCGCGCGAGCTCGGCCGGCGTGTCCGCGTGGGACGCACCGCGCTCCGTCGCCGCCCGAACCTGTTCGTCGTCGACGTCGACGACCGACACGTCGTATCCCGCGTCGAGCAGTTCGTCGAGGAACAGCGAGCCGATGTATCCGACGCCGACGATGCCGATTGCCTTCATGTATCGCTTCGATCCTCGGACGGCCGGACAAAAAGTGTCCCGACGGACTGTCTGTCGTGACGCTCGCCCGTTCCCACGTCGTCACTCGTCTGCCATTGACCACCTGTGCGAGGCTATCGGACGATAGAGATAACGGGTTTAATTTTGTTATATTTCTGGGCCGGGACTTGCCAGTCGTCTCCGCCAGTCGGGTTCCCCAATTCTGAACAATCTCGGCATCGAGAGGTTCGGCAGGGCACGACTGGTCGCGGGTACCGATCGCTATCGGGGTGCCGGTGAGCGATCCAGTAGTCGCCGTGTGACGGTTCTGGTCCATCTGCTGGAACGCTCACCGGTGACCGACTGTACTCTGTGCGGTCCCCGCTTCGCGAGCACCGGCCAGAGTCGCGCACAGGGAGGGCGATTCTGGGACGCTGGATGCCGATCCGTTCAGGAAGAGGGAACGAGAGTGCGAACAGGACAAATCTGACGAATATGGACCTGTGGCAGAATCAATTGATAGTATTGCTGAGTATGT contains the following coding sequences:
- a CDS encoding MFS transporter → MLDGALATVRRIPRESALVVGLISGSQYVNHMYLVLLPPILTVLSGEFGVSLALLGVALGVQALTNTVFQLPFGHLADHYDRTLALALSSFLGAAGVLVVAAAPTFEWLVVGQAIVGVGVAGHHPAHYPLLTDATSEAVRGRAFSVYNVGGTFGFATPPVVITAIMGVPGLTWRHAVGLLGVVGLGYAVIVTVLFARRVDRSITGPNVAGSTGSASAAERVRSELGSLLADPAILVLAALALVASTANWGLSSYAVVFLTDTYGVGLDRANLALTGLFLTGAVGVLVGGSLTDRFSPAPVLLGSFVGLTALVGIIATGSVPALAAVGLFLLVGAVRSLEGPARDTLTQRLAGEGAVGKSFAIITIGIMLGSAVAPPVFGFLIERFDVQVAFFAVAAVAALATALTAAIVFRLQDAPAPEPVASEQH
- a CDS encoding NAD-binding protein, with the translated sequence MICDDHVRIGDVGDATVFKLALQLRYAGQQAVDAEVVEFCRDNGVDPAPLNEFLELGVWDRYFTGEYEQAIQGLGGLEIWHKDVGYARQVARENGTALPLAAVVHEAYKATVRRVEEDEGHAAAVIEYWRTLNDAEDRDAR